The region GCAACATCGTAATAGGTGACCTGGTCGAAATCACCTTGAAACAGCCGGACACAGTGGCCATCCAATAGATCGATTGCGGGAATTAGAATCATGTCATCTGCAGAAAATTGGTGAGAAGTTGAGCGCCTGCATCACCCGATCGCTCCGGATGAAACTGCACGCCAATAAAATTATCGCGCCCCGCCACGGATGCAAACGCGCGACCGTAATGTGTCTGCGCGAGCGTGTGGCTATTTACCTCGGCTGTATACCCATGCACAAAATAAAAGTAGGTGCCACTATCAATACGCGTAAACAACGGATGGGGCTGGTTGAAGTGTATCTGATTCCAGCCCATGTGCGGTGACGGCTGCTCG is a window of Pseudomonadota bacterium DNA encoding:
- a CDS encoding HisA/HisF-related TIM barrel protein, which codes for MILIPAIDLLDGHCVRLFQGDFDQVTYYDVA